cgggtttgagaacttcggcagttcgcggacttggctcacgccattcttccagttctcttgatcaacaaagtttgcaaactttggttcaaggaatatgacttatacataaatttgtttccacaacaatgcttatgtccaccattggttatgtaatctaaactctcatttcaatcattgaaacattcttagaggacgttatatagttgttacaccatttctcgtcaaagcaattttcaagatgattaaaacatatcatgactttcgacacatggtaaagataaacttggttaaagcgaaaagcttaacaacacatatttcgagatatagataggcgaggtatactcggctcgaaatacaaaacgtgtataatccaagtctatatatatagcatacgacttcttgtctcaaagagtaggagatagagtagatagacttttgagtgacagataagttcaagtcttcacatacctttttgtcaagaagttccaccggttccttgagtagtttctctacttgtatgatgaatcgccatgaagtccttgagctcaactacactttctatcctaatccgagacttagctataatagactaaaaatcaagacttatagttttgatcactaacattgacaaacatgcttgagatagcaacgcatgcgagttcgaccgagcaatgctctaacacatgtctATATAGATATGATACCAAGTATTAGAAAATTGATTCTTCAATTAGggagagagaaaacaaaaaacataacTAAGTATGGATTAATAGATTAAATCAAAATACCTATCGTAGACTCACCTTCCCGACAATTTACCAGAGCAAACACGAATTTGTTATTTCCCACATGATGCCACCGATGCTGGAAGGGACACAATAAATATGTGAAGGAGCAAAAATATGCGCATCCAGGGAATCGAACCCTGGTCAGTACCGTGGGAGGGTACTATGACACCACTACACCAGATGCGCTAGATGTTGGAGAAACGGGTACTTGTTAAGACTAAAAACATTACAAACCCCTCTCCGCTGTCTCAGCTAGCACCATTTGGCATTTTCTTGAAGTTGTGCGGTAAAAAACTAGGTTACTGTTGTTATTTTGTAGTAAACAATATATATTTGACTCTGACCTGTAATGCTTTTCCAGTAAACCGTTGGAATGATATAAGCAACCTTAATTCGATATGTATGAGCGTCGTATCGATCGACTTCAATTTAACTCTCCCAAAAAGTTATATCAAACTTTACAGTACGGGTGAATAAAAGTCACTGTTATGTGTTGAAGCTTTCTGTAATTGGGTGAAAATATGATGAATTTGGTGGTTATATGATGTGGGTTTGATTGACTGTAATTCTTAATCATATTTTTAAAATGGGTTTTCATTGTGATGTTTATGATGGTAATTCTTTGATTAGATGAGTTGAATATTGATGCACTATGATTAGAATGTGTTGTGCATTTTCATTGTCTTCTAAGGAGCTCATTTCATTTGTTGATTTACTTGCGTGTTTGCTTGTCTTGGTGTTGGCATTTTTCTGGGTGATTTCGAAAATTTTGTTTTGAAAGTGATGATGTTGATTGGGTTTTTATAATCTGCCATTTTCTGGATGTGTGTGCTCAAAATGGGGCTTGTGTTTTTAAAATTTCAAATTGAGGTGTTCACTTATATTTTTGCAATGACCAGCTGaagctgtttgcagagaaggaaacTGGTGCCAGATTTGGGTTTGAGTGAAAACTGATAGACACGTCCTCCTTTCTTTCTACCTATACTAATTTGCTAAATTGCAGTTTGGCTTTCATTTTTATATGTCGTGGAGGACCATCCAGATTTTGTATGGGTGTTAAATTGCAATCTGCTCTGGATGCTCTTTACTTAGCTTCATATGCAGGTAATCATGACATTTCAATGACGTCTTTCTATCAATGGACATGTATAATATCTCTTGTATTTTTTCTTGCAGTTGGACAAACATTTTCACGAgttcaattatggtttcatcttatttatgatgaaaccaatttcatcgtatttatcatgaaaccaaaattggtttcattgtATTTTTGTCGATCTCGAAAAGAAGAAAACTTTCAGTTCTTGAGGCTAAAAAGGGATTTGTTCCTAACAATAATATCTTGATTGTGTAGGCACAACATGGTTGCTTAAGGTCTAGTACGTTAAGAAATTTTTGGTTAAATCGAGATGCCAAGGACGAGGATAAAAGCGATATAGCTTTTTTGGAGGTGTAGACCCAAAGCACTATAGTGAAAAGGGATACTGGCAGGTTAGTGAATGAAATCATTCTCATTTGAAGTATTCTTAAAACTGATTacacttttttatttgtcaaatgTTAAATAATAGTTTCTTGGTAGAATGGTAGTGTATGCTCcctattatattatttttcataattgtTTAGGGAATTTAGAAACACTGCACCAGTTGCATTTCTGATAACTATAGGCACTAGGTAATTTTAATGGAACGTTAGAAATTATGAAACCCGATTACCAGTGCAGATGGACAGTTGCATTTGATTTCGTGAGTTGTTAAAATTAACAAGTTCGTCCATGGGATTTTTGGGTTTGCGAGACACTGATCAATAAACTTAGATTGcagtaaaacttgtaaattttgtATCATACGATTTTGTAATTCATGGGTAGCGGTATTTCAGTAGTGATATATTTTGTATCATACGTTTTATGTGTCCCTGCTTGTAGCTTTTATCATTGATTTGGTTTATTCTTCGTTAATTAAAATGATCTCATCTCAATAAAAACACTGTAACTTAACAAGTCAGAGTCTTACGTACTCGCAGTAAAATGAATTACCATTGTAGTTTTACCTTCTTTTGCCTGTATGACTTACCTTTGGGCTTTGGCTATAATGAATGAATTGAATGACCCTGTTCTGAATATTGAAACCTCTATCTGTTCATGCCTTACAATATTTATGCGAGTTTCAAGTTATTCTTTTTATAAGACAACATAGGTTATTGCTATTGGTGTGGTCAAACAAAATGAatcatggtttataatttttcttgcagttgaattCTGACTTAAGAAATTATTGTTTCATCTAGTCTTATCCTTACTTAAATcgaattttgtttatgagtttaAATTGTTGTCGTGTTTGATATATGTGGATTAGGATTTACAATGCTAGCTGTGATGGAGATTATGTGCTTTGAATCAAAGAAGTGGTATTTGTGTTTAGGTTAAGTCTGAAACAGAAAAAATTGAGTTACAAATTGTGGTTTGTGGGTGCTTTACATAATGTTATGAAACTGAATTACCTGTGATAATGTTTAGGTAGTTGTGTGGTTTGAATTCTAGTTGTAATTAATGATGTTGCTGAGGTTTGAAtgaagtttttgtttcatctaatatgtgatttttttcttctagatTTTCTGTCGACGAAACCAATCTTTTTGGTGTTTCATATAAATGGGTCGTGGAATCAGTTACGAAGGAGGTCAAAGTTCTTTAGGATATCTCTTTGCCGGTCCTGAGAAATCAAAACCATTTTGCACCTGTTGCACTTGCTGCTGCTTCAACTGCAACTGCTGCTGCTCAGGCCCCCCAGTTCAGGTGGAACAAAATGTACCTGTGGTGCAAAAAGATAAGCTGGGTCCATCAGGAGTGGTGCAAGGTTTTCTAGCCAATAACTATTATCGCGCTAATGGCCAAAACGCTGACAAATTCATCCGTTAGTGTTTTCGAATCTTTGTGAAATAGCATTTTAGGCATTCCATGTCAATCATGACATTCCAATGATGTCTTTTCTATCAATGgacatgtataatacctcttataaTATTTTTCTTGCAGTTAAATTCtcacgaaaccaattatggtttcatcgtatttatgatgaaaccaaaattggttccatctatcaatgaacatgtataatacctcttataatttttcttacaGTTGAATTCTCACGAAAACAATTAtgatttcatcttatttatgatgaaaccaaaatcggtttcatcgtatttatgatgaaaccaaaatcggtttcatcgtatttttgggaggtggtggtggtgggcggtcggggtgctggttttggtcggcggtggtcgacagtggtggtgctggatggtagggtggctggtattggtggtgcaattacgtagtatcggtggtggtggtggtggtcggaggtggtggcggtggtggttgacaatggtggtgctggatggtagggtggctggcagtggtggtgcaattgTGCAGTATCGGTGGTGGCGGCGGGCGGCGGtggcggagcggtggtggtcgtCGGCGGTNNNNNNNNNNNNNNNNNNNNNNNNNNNNNNNNNNNNNNNNNNNNNNNNNNNNNNNNNNNNNNNNNNNNNNNNNNNNNNNNNNNNNNNNNNNNNNNNNNNNNNNNNNNNNNNNNNNNNNNNNNNNNNNNNNNNNNNNNNNNNNNNNNNNNNNNNNNNNNNNNNNNNNNNNNNNNNNNNNNNNNNNNNNNNNNNNNNNNNNNNNNNNNNNNNNNNNNNNNNNNNNNNNNNNNNNNNNNNNNNNNNNNNNNNNNNNNNNNNNNNcggtggtggtcggcggcggcggcggcggtAGTGGTCAGTGGcggcggcggaggtggtggtcggaggtggcggtggtggtcggtggcggcggtggcggtggtTATCGATGGCGGAGGCGGTCGGTGGTGCAAGGTGGCggtgcttattggtggttgtttatttcttgttgggggtgacaatataataagaattaaagtggggttgatttttatttttgttggggtgatttaaactagaagggtgatatagacagtttatattaaatgtggtttttgtgaacaatttgttttgttggagtttttgtatatggatagtgacacctttggggttataactcgcggaccgtttttttttttttttttccgccaCACTCAGCTGGGACCTGATCAAGAGTTTATGAACGCGTAAACATGATTGTGACCTTAAATACCAACTTTAATTTTATTCAAGGGAATCATTGAGCTTACAATGAAATGAGGACACTGCAATTTTCTTCTGGCAAAACATTATTTGTTGGCAATAATGTTGTTATTAGAATGGAAAATAATATTTAGTTGATTTTCCCACAGTTAGTTCTAATCTCTCCCTTACTACCTGTTAGAGGGCTAAGATTACCCATCTTTACCATGGCAACTGCAAAATCAGTCAAGAACTTAGGGTTGTTTTTGCTATAAGCTGTGACTTGAGCATCTGTTGAGCCTCCGTTGAAGAGTTCTTGATCAGAATGAAGAAGTCCTTTCTTGCTTATCAAATTCTTGTAATAAGTGTTATCAAATAGTATTGGGGTTGAATCGAGAGGAGCCAGGTTACTGCTGCTTCCTGATGCTGGACAAATCCCCTTCAAGGAGTTTGCAAATGCTGTGTCTATGTTGGATTCGGTGTGGATTCTGCTCTGGAAACTTGCACATTGAGCTTGACCAATAGAATGAGATCCTAGTAAAGATAATGAAAGAAAAAGTTTGTAAGACGGTATTTTATAACTAACATAGAGATATTAGCTAAATTTCATGTTGATATTCATTTTTAACCAGTTGACAAGTTCCTTGACCCATTTAATATTCACATAATTGTGTGCGCATCGAGTTAAGTAACTCATACTTACCAGAGAGAGTCACCATTTCTTTAGCAGTAAAACCTTTGTTAGCAAAGTTCGTGATCAGGCCACTGAGAGAAGAACCAGGACCAGGTAGACTATTTACACCATTCGCACTTGCAGTCTTGGAGTCTCGTCTTCCTAATGGTACCTTCCATGATCGACCACCCAACTGATGAAAGAAAGTAAATAAGGAATCAGATCATGAAATTGTATCATGCTGTCTATAAATATTTTAATTAGTTAAGCATCCGGAACAAGATttagttaaaagaaaaaagaattttcTGAATAAAGTCAACTTAATCTTGCTTACAGCAACGACAGAATCCCGAGCAGCAACGGCAAGAATGTCAGCACATGAAACAGTTTTAGGGCAGAGTGCCTCAACTTGAGATTTTATTGTGTCAATAACATCATACCCTCTCACAGAATTTGCATTCGGCCCTGCATTCTTTTCACCAGTGAAGCTTGCTGTGTCGTCCAACAGAATGGATGCATCACAACCCTATAGTGTCACAGTATATGTCAGTGTTAGCCAAGTAAATACAGTAATGAaactgtcttttttttttttttttttttgatacaataGTAATGAAACTGTTATTTGGTAACATCTCTTTGATATTAATTAACTGCTTAACGAGATGTGAACCTAAGTTTATTATACAACATATCTTATCACTGTGCCACTACAAAGCTCTATAATGAAAAATGGCATTTCTCGACAATAAAAATGCAAAAGCTTGCAAATGTGGTGCTCTTAAGATTGGGtggcatatataaaaaaaatggagTTCGTGAAATTTCCGTGGATTAAAAGAAGTAATCCATCAACAATGAAGTAGAATCACTTGCATTAACAAAACAGTCATGGAAATGAAGACGTAGTAATGACGCTCCCATTCTACGTTCGTTTGCAACCGCAGCTCGCACTGCAGTTTGGATGGTGGAAAGGACATTGGGGCAACTAGTCGCGTAAAAATTGGCAGACAGCTGAGCAGATGTTGTGTTAATATACATCAACCCCAACATACACAATACTATGACATAGGGAAAGAAATGAAAACTAGAAGAGAAATGGTAAGCCATGATTTAAAAGACTTGAAAGCTGATGAGCTAGCTAGTGATAATGAATTAATATATAATGGCTCTTATTTATAGCACTCAACTGGCAAGGGAATATGTACAATTCTTCATAGCTTCATAGATAGTTCTCAACTTCTCAGTGAATAATTAGTCAAGTCCAAAATTTTGTTTGATTAGTAGAAATCTCTTTCAATAATGGGCCGGTTGGAAGTCTGCATACGTCTTCTCAGATGATTGAGTAAGCGCGCGTCGAACTATTGAGTGGTATGCAATGCATGTGATTCAATAGTCAATAAAGATCGGTGTCATATGTTCCTTCTTGCCTCcccaactttttctttttttctaatggttttcttgttttgttgtctCTTTTCCTATCCTATGTTTTGTATTTATCTCTTTGATCAGCATATTGATGATTAGTTAACGGAATCCAAAAAGGGGATTGATCGCACTAAATTTTGAACTTCAATATTCCCTGTGGACGTGAATTTCAAGCATGCACATGGTGCTATTAAAAGTAAAAGTAGAAAGAGGTACGCGTCCAATGTAACCTTATCAactgagcgatgctctaacaatgtcctcCTTTATTAATTTTAGGGACAAAAtttttaatacatatggataaacaaattataggaattcattacacatacgcttgattccaagtttcaacagcacaataacctgtatatattcaatccataaataccGATGTTGACATTGAATAAGTCAGCTAAGTGGGGAAGGGAGAAATGTAATTCTTTTTTTATTAATGGTTCTCATCACCAACGGCAAAATCAGTGGAATAACCAAGTGGCTGGGCAAAAatgtaatactccctccgttccattttagatgatgttttatggTTATATTTTTGTTCCATAGTACttgaaggtttttattttttctacAAAACTACCAATAACAACCTAACATTTTGTCTGGaactataagtttatttttaaatgcaCTAATACCAATTAATGTTTGAGGATTTTTCTTAAGGGTATAGATGAAAGGTTttcatatctctctccatttcttaatctgcgtgaaaactccaaaaaaatGGAACGGAGAGAATACTTTTTATCATCTCATAGTGGCATTTCGAATCTGATTAGCTGCGTGGCATTTAGAATTTAACTTTAGAAGCAGAAGttagaaacaaaatatttttgcttcaaaaaaaattgtcTTTTCTATCGAAGTCGTTTTGAAATTTTACACGTAAATTGACTTCTTatttttttgacttctagaaatcGAAAAATTAATTCTGAATATACATCAAAACATGCTATAATTGTAGGCTTGGGTGTTGATATCGTTGCCACACTTTTTCAGTTTAATGCAGCAAGTGCAAGATTCAAGACTCATCAAATATAAGACGGCCGTCCTCTAGACAAGACGAGTACGTTTTCTTCGGAAACAAAATTAACTGAAGAACAGTGAGCTAAAGAGACCCAGAATTACAGCTTTGAGTTAAGAGGTGACAGCCAAATCTTTAATTGGTTAGACTATTTTGCTCGCAAACTTCTCAATAAGCTAAAAAAATTCACTGTTGATCAGACTATTCTGCAAAGAAAGTATTGTACATGTATACTTGTTGACTTTTTAGTTTGTTTTGGTCACGGATCAAAGTGGAACAAAACAAAAGGGGAATACAAACATGAAAACAAAATACAGCAGACAATTTGTCACTGTCCATCCAAGTTCCAACCCAACCCGGGCACCGACTTCCCCGGATAACCTCGTCCATGATATTCTTTATTAGCATCTAATCCAATATCACCATCCATTAAAAAGTGAATTAGGTGAACACAAATATACATTAAATAATAGTAAGAATGTTACAACTGCCCTTCATTTTGACTGACTTGGACAAATACCTTTCGGGAACTTTATAAATATCCTTCATGGCATAATTGAAAATTTTAATAAAACATAAATTATTTAATTCCTTTTTAACCTTCCACCTTCGTTCATTCTTCCTCAACTCAAAATCTCAGAAAATGATGCATCTCTCGCCGCCACCATCACCATCTCAATCACCGCCACTACATTTTATATGTTTGGTTTTCAACAGATTTAGAAATCGAGATTTAGGTTTTCGATTTCAATCAAATCTCGAAATCAAACTTCATAAATATCATCAagagatcttcttcttcttcttctcattttaaCTGTAATTTCTACATCAATTGAATATTCAAGCAATCGAGATAGAGTTTTAGGTTTTCGGTTTCTGGTAAGTATCGATTTGATTTTGACGACGAAGACGATGACGAATAATGGATTGAATTATTGGAAATGGGATCTTATGTCTTGCCAAAATAGGGATGAAACTAAGCTGTTGATGTTGTCTCTGGTGATGAACAAGGAGGAATCGAAAGACTATTGTTAACGtatttgaagttagggtttgaatccAGTTTAGAGAGGAGAAGTTGTTTCcattgatgttgttgatggattGAAGAGATTTAAGAAGAGTTGGGAAGCGGGTTGCAGTTGAATTTGATGGAGTTTACATGGGATTTAACCGAGAACTATTGTTGCCATGGTTGCTTTTCAATGGTTATGAAGCTCCAGAATTGTAATAGAAGAGTGAACTTAAATGAGTTTAGATGTTGGTTCTGATGGTTGCTATTGAAGCTGCAGAGTGGAATCAGGGATGAGACATGGAAGGAGCTGAGTTATGTTGTGTCTTGTGGTGCTGTATGGAGCTTGTGATTGATGTTGCTGTAGTAGGAGGTGGTGTTGCTTTACAAGAGCTGATGAGACTGAAATCAATCTTGAACTGAAATTGGTGATGTAGTGGCCAGATCAAGAAATGGTTTGTAAGATGCAGATGGCATTTGAAGCCAGGGAATGAGTGAATGAGATGGAATTGCAGTGACTGGTACTGGTAAAGATGCAGGTGAAGGAATTATAGTTTTGGTGATGCTGCAAATGCAAAATTGCAGCTGTTGTTGTTGGAGTTGAGCTATAAGTTTGTGGAACAAGGTTGCAGTTAGTAAAGCAGTGAACAAATGGGAGTTGAAGTGCATAACAGTTTGGTGTTGTAGTTGAAGCTTGGTAAATAGAGATGGGTTTGCATATCGGTTGTTAAGTATAGCTTACTGATGGATGTTGCAAGGGGAATGATGCAGCCGATATATCTGTCAAGGTGGTTACTTATTCTTCAATAGGAATTGATCTGCAAGGATAAATGTATGTTAGGAGTGATATTGATGTGTAAGCTCTGCAGCTGAATGGGTTGAGATGATGTTGATGGTTACAGAGAGATGATGGGTTTGTAGTGGCCTGATGGAATAAAAGGGTTTGTTTGAGTGCTAAGATGTCAAAGATTGCAGTTCATGGAGCTGATATGAGGTGTTGTTGATTTGCAATTGCAGGAACTGAGATGTTTAGTGGAACTGGAGTTGTGAGCTAATGACTGAATGATGGAATGCTTGCTACTGCTGGGTTTGTTGAGGTTATAGTGCAGCTGCAGTTAGGAGATATAGTTGATGGTCGTGCATTGATGTTAAGAGGCTAAGCTAGATTGAAGGAAACTTGATTTTGGGGACAACTTGATTCCAGATTGGAGGAAACTTGAGCTAGTTATTTGTGTCGATGTTGACTGGAATCGATGATGCCATGGAGATTAGAAGGCATAATATAAGAAGATAGTGAAGAAGATTGTTGTGACGCTGATGCTTATGCTTTGAAGTCGAGAgaatagatgaatgcttaggaagTTTGAGCAGGAACTGAATATTTATCCAGTCAGTAAAGAGCAGAACA
This portion of the Papaver somniferum cultivar HN1 chromosome 11, ASM357369v1, whole genome shotgun sequence genome encodes:
- the LOC113322363 gene encoding cationic peroxidase 1-like, which gives rise to MAYHFSSSFHFFPYVIVLCMLGLMYINTTSAQLSANFYATSCPNVLSTIQTAVRAAVANERRMGASLLRLHFHDCFVNGCDASILLDDTASFTGEKNAGPNANSVRGYDVIDTIKSQVEALCPKTVSCADILAVAARDSVVALGGRSWKVPLGRRDSKTASANGVNSLPGPGSSLSGLITNFANKGFTAKEMVTLSGSHSIGQAQCASFQSRIHTESNIDTAFANSLKGICPASGSSSNLAPLDSTPILFDNTYYKNLISKKGLLHSDQELFNGGSTDAQVTAYSKNNPKFLTDFAVAMVKMGNLSPLTGSKGEIRTNCGKIN